The Scomber japonicus isolate fScoJap1 chromosome 9, fScoJap1.pri, whole genome shotgun sequence genome includes a region encoding these proteins:
- the tmem167a gene encoding protein kish-A, producing MSAIFNFQSLLTVILLLICTCAYIRALAPSLLDKNKTGLLGIFWKCARIGERKSPWVACCCVVMAFSILFLQ from the exons TCGGCCATTTTCAACTTCCAGTCACTGCTGACAGTGATTCTCCTCCTAATCTGTACCTGTGCCTACATCAGAGCTCTGGCTCCCAGCCTGCTAGACAAGAACAAGACTGG GCTTCTAGGAATTTTCTGGAAATGTGCCAGAATAG GTGAGCGGAAGAGTCCCTGGGTGGCTTGCTGCTGTGTCGTCATGGCTTTCAGCATACTGTTTCTACAGTAG